In Euphorbia lathyris chromosome 9, ddEupLath1.1, whole genome shotgun sequence, the following are encoded in one genomic region:
- the LOC136206272 gene encoding sirohydrochlorin ferrochelatase, chloroplastic-like isoform X1, which produces MLNSLKFPSQNTVRSCSVGETGTNSRWIPPRISYLRGGSSNIKYLSTRLSLSNENGGSTMNSQGVGGKDAVIIVDHGSRRKESNLMLDEFVAMFRDKTGYPIVEPAHMELAEPSIKDAFGLCVEKGANRVIISPFFLFPGRHWHQDIPALSAEAAKGHPGVPYVITSPLGLHELLVDVVNDRIKHCLSHVAGDADECAACVGTTISVLNEKLRDIWKKSIYTSCPHQYAVRPKISLQIYNF; this is translated from the exons ATGTTGAATTCTCTCAAATTTCCTTCTCAAAATACAGTTAGAAG TTGTTCAGTGGGCGAAACTGGAACAAATTCTAGATGGATACCACCTAGAATCTCATATTTACGAGGAGGTTCGTCTAATATAAAGTACTTATCCACGAGATTGAGCTTGAGCAACGAAAATGGGGGAAGTACAATGAACTCACAGGGGGTTGGAGGGAAAGATGCTGTGATCATTGTCGACCATGGTTCACGTCGTAAAGAGTCAAATCTCATGTTAG ATGAGTTCGTTGCCATGTTTAGGGATAAAACCGGGTATCCAATTGTGGAACCTGCTCATATG GAGCTGGCAGAGCCCTCAATAAAAGATGCATTTGGTTTATGTGTTGAAAAAGGGGCAAACCGAGTGATTATAAgcccattttttctttttcccggACGGCATTGGCACCAG GATATTCCTGCCTTAAGTGCTGAAGCTGCGAAAGGGCACCCTGGAGTGCCATATGTCATCACTTCACCTCTTGGCTTGCATGAGCTACTTGTG GATGTTGTAAATGATAGGATCAAACACTGCTTAAGCCATGTAGCAGGAGATGCAGATGAATGTGCAGCTTGTGTTGGAACAA CAATTTCTGTTCTGAATGAGAAACTCAGAGACATCTGGAAAAAATCAATATACACGAGTTGCCCGCATCAATATGCAGTAAGACCTAAAATTTCTTTGCAAATCTATAATTTCTGA
- the LOC136206271 gene encoding pentatricopeptide repeat-containing protein At1g63130, mitochondrial-like, protein MSSLRDFSIHPKIAPQSHINTMLTTTSRRFLLSSSSDPRLSHSPFHHITGFISPIHTRNSGAGFHQVLASFDTLLRMKPLPSIMEFTKLLSALVKMKQFQAVISLSKQMELVRIKPDVYTCSILINCFCHLERVDFGFSVLSKIFKLGLHPTIITFNTLMNGLCRDGKISHAIDLFDKIEAMGHQPDVFTYNTIVNGLSKIGNMYAAMSFLKRMLQKGCEPNVVTYSAIIDGLCKYNKVNEAFDLFTKIKREGILPNVVTYNSLIHGLCNSSKWKEASSLYEEMVDRNIAPDVVTFSILVDEFCKEGMIVKAQSVVGKMIQKGVEPSVVTYTTLIYGYGLHGQIHLAKKVFDVMMRKGCNPNVHTYNVLINWYGKKEDIYKAKELLYKMTSIGLNPDHYTYNSILYGLCHARRPWEALEFFKDLCASGYHPDVVTYSTLLHGFCENGHLDVAFSLFHEMQVNNLKPDIFTYNILLEGMCKAVRFKDAKKLLSRLYLDGLQPTIHTYNIIMDGLSMAGFLDEAYQVFRYMENKVCSPNNCSYNVIIHGFLRRKDLATAAKLIRDMRGKGFSADKATLTLVEKNNVILKLV, encoded by the coding sequence agaTCCACGTCTCTCCCACTCTCCATTTCATCACATTACAGGTTTCATTTCTCCTATCCATACTCGTAATTCTGGCGCTGGGTTCCATCAAGTTCTCGCTTCCTTCGATACGCTTCTTCGTATGAAGCCACTTCCTTCTATTATGGAGTTCACTAAATTGCTGTCTGCACTGGTGAAGATGAAGCAATTTCAGGCTGTCATTTCTTTGTCGAAGCAGATGGAATTGGTGAGAATTAAACCTGATGTTTATACTTGTAGCATCTTAATTAATTGCTTCTGCCATTTAGAACGTGTGGATTTTGGGTTTTCTGTTCTCTCCAAGATTTTCAAGCTTGGATTACACCCAACCATTATAACCTTCAATACTTTAATGAATGGGTTATGTAGAGATGGTAAAATTTCTCATGCAATAGATTTATTTGACAAAATAGAGGCAATGGGTCATCAACCTGATGTGTTTACTTATAATACTATTGTGAATGGTCTATCGAAAATTGGAAATATGTATGCTGCTATGTCTTTCCTCAAAAGAATGCTCCAGAAAGGTTGTGAGCCTAATGTGGTGACATACAGTGCCATTATTGATGGTCTTTGCAAGTATAACAAAgtgaatgaagcatttgacctATTCACAAAGATTAAGAGAGAAGGAATTTTGCCTAATGTTGTCACTTACAATTCACTAATTCATGGTCTGTGCAACTCAAGCAAGTGGAAAGAAGCTTCATCGTTGTACGAAGAAATGGTGGATAGGAATATAGCACCGGATGTAGTTACTTTCAGTATATTAGTTGATGAATTTTGTAAAGAAGGAATGATAGTAAAGGCTCAATCTGTAGTCGGAAAAATGATTCAAAAGGGTGTTGAGCCGAGTGTGGTTACATACACTACACTAATATATGGATATGGTTTACACGGACAAATTCATCTAGCTAAGAAAGTATTTGACGTGATGATGAGAAAGGGTTGCAATCCTAATGTCCACACTTATAACGTCTTGATTAATTGGTATGGTAAGAAGGAAGATATTTACAAGGCAAAGGAACTTCTTTATAAAATGACTTCTATAGGTTTAAATCCTGACCATTATACTTATAATTCTATTTTATATGGCTTATGTCATGCTAGAAGACCTTGGGAAGCACTCGAGTTTTTTAAGGATTTGTGTGCAAGTGGCTACCATCCGGATGTAGTAACATACTCAACTTTGCTACATGGTTTTTGTGAAAATGGACATCTTGATGTAGCATTCTCCTTATTTCATGAAATGCAAGTGAACAATTTGAAGCCTGATATATTTACATATAATATCCTACTTGAAGGCATGTGCAAAGCTGTAAGATTTAAAGATGCAAAGAAACTGTTATCTAGACTTTATCTTGATGGGTTGCAGCCTACAATTCacacatataatataataatggaTGGGCTTAGCATGGCTGGATTCCTAGATGAAGCATACCAGGTCTTTAGATATATGGAAAACAAGGTCTGCTCGCCAAATAATTGCTCTTATAATGTGATTATTCATGGATTCCTTCGGCGCAAGGATTTGGCAACTGCAGCAAAACTTATTCGCGACATGCGTGGCAAGGGCTTCTCTGCTGATAAAGCTACATTGACATTGGTAGAGAAGAATAATGTCATCCTGAAACTAGTATAA
- the LOC136206272 gene encoding sirohydrochlorin ferrochelatase, chloroplastic-like isoform X2, translating into MLNSLKFPSQNTVRSCSVGETGTNSRWIPPRISYLRGGSSNIKYLSTRLSLSNENGGSTMNSQGVGGKDAVIIVDHGSRRKESNLMLDEFVAMFRDKTGYPIVEPAHMELAEPSIKDAFGLCVEKGANRVIISPFFLFPGRHWHQDIPALSAEAAKGHPGVPYVITSPLGLHELLVDVVNDRIKHCLSHVAGDADECAACVGTTISVLNEKLRDIWKKSIYTSCPHQYAVVQQMM; encoded by the exons ATGTTGAATTCTCTCAAATTTCCTTCTCAAAATACAGTTAGAAG TTGTTCAGTGGGCGAAACTGGAACAAATTCTAGATGGATACCACCTAGAATCTCATATTTACGAGGAGGTTCGTCTAATATAAAGTACTTATCCACGAGATTGAGCTTGAGCAACGAAAATGGGGGAAGTACAATGAACTCACAGGGGGTTGGAGGGAAAGATGCTGTGATCATTGTCGACCATGGTTCACGTCGTAAAGAGTCAAATCTCATGTTAG ATGAGTTCGTTGCCATGTTTAGGGATAAAACCGGGTATCCAATTGTGGAACCTGCTCATATG GAGCTGGCAGAGCCCTCAATAAAAGATGCATTTGGTTTATGTGTTGAAAAAGGGGCAAACCGAGTGATTATAAgcccattttttctttttcccggACGGCATTGGCACCAG GATATTCCTGCCTTAAGTGCTGAAGCTGCGAAAGGGCACCCTGGAGTGCCATATGTCATCACTTCACCTCTTGGCTTGCATGAGCTACTTGTG GATGTTGTAAATGATAGGATCAAACACTGCTTAAGCCATGTAGCAGGAGATGCAGATGAATGTGCAGCTTGTGTTGGAACAA CAATTTCTGTTCTGAATGAGAAACTCAGAGACATCTGGAAAAAATCAATATACACGAGTTGCCCGCATCAATATGCA GTTGTCCAACAAATGATGTGA